A part of Melittangium boletus DSM 14713 genomic DNA contains:
- a CDS encoding dienelactone hydrolase family protein gives MARQDVEIPTADGTMDAQLHSPEGAGPWPAVILLTDAMGSRPTYEKMAQRLVAEGYVVLLPNVYYREGRAPLPNMEGSFQDEAFRQRIFGLIATLTPERVKKDGAAELDFLTGLKNVKGKAGVVGYCMGGGMAVRLAADSPERVAAAASFHGGRLATDTPDSPHRLVGKVQGELYFGHADQDATMPADAIARLEAALKESGVKHQSELYVGARHGFAVEGSQVYDKDAAEQHWRRVLELFGRTLRG, from the coding sequence ATGGCCCGTCAGGACGTCGAGATCCCCACCGCGGATGGCACGATGGACGCGCAGCTCCACTCACCGGAGGGAGCGGGCCCGTGGCCCGCCGTCATCCTGCTGACGGACGCCATGGGGAGCCGTCCCACCTACGAGAAGATGGCCCAGCGGCTCGTGGCCGAGGGCTATGTCGTGCTCCTCCCCAACGTCTACTACCGCGAGGGCCGCGCGCCCCTGCCCAACATGGAGGGCTCCTTCCAGGACGAGGCCTTCCGCCAGCGCATCTTCGGGCTCATCGCGACCCTCACCCCCGAGCGCGTGAAGAAGGACGGGGCCGCGGAGCTGGACTTCCTCACGGGCCTCAAGAACGTGAAGGGCAAGGCGGGCGTGGTGGGCTACTGCATGGGTGGCGGCATGGCCGTGCGCCTCGCGGCCGATTCCCCCGAGCGCGTCGCCGCGGCGGCCTCCTTCCATGGCGGACGTCTGGCCACGGACACACCAGACAGTCCTCACCGCCTCGTCGGCAAGGTCCAGGGCGAGCTCTACTTCGGCCACGCGGACCAGGACGCGACCATGCCCGCTGACGCCATCGCCCGCCTGGAGGCCGCCTTGAAGGAGTCGGGCGTCAAGCACCAGTCCGAGCTCTACGTCGGCGCCCGGCATGGCTTCGCGGTGGAGGGCTCGCAGGTGTATGACAAGGACGCCGCCGAGCAACACTGGAGGCGGGTGCTCGAGTTGTTCGGCCGTACGCTGCGCGGCTGA
- a CDS encoding imm11 family protein, producing MAKRYFDLSDDVHVAGRWYLGTPVDAAGQDHGSWLFTRGEPAQVKGRLRAPLYRAGKPLDFSLADAGAIPVVHVKVASLLKELAPGDVQLFPIEIDGQPDHFCLVNVTRLERCIDDEASEEVEYWMPEDGRPEKTGKYRAVAGMRIDPSKVGDAKIFRTWGWTIALIVSEEIKEALERIGTTGTKFKEV from the coding sequence ATGGCGAAGCGGTACTTCGACCTGTCCGATGACGTTCACGTTGCCGGCCGATGGTATCTGGGCACACCCGTCGATGCGGCAGGACAGGATCATGGGTCGTGGCTGTTCACGCGAGGGGAACCCGCGCAGGTCAAGGGTCGGCTGCGAGCCCCCCTCTATCGCGCTGGCAAGCCGCTCGACTTTTCGCTCGCGGATGCTGGGGCCATTCCCGTTGTCCACGTCAAGGTCGCTTCGCTCCTGAAGGAACTAGCCCCTGGAGATGTCCAGCTCTTCCCTATCGAGATCGACGGACAGCCAGATCACTTCTGCCTCGTGAACGTCACCCGTCTGGAGAGGTGCATCGACGATGAAGCCTCCGAGGAGGTGGAGTATTGGATGCCAGAGGATGGGCGTCCGGAGAAAACCGGCAAGTACCGAGCCGTAGCCGGCATGCGCATTGATCCCTCGAAGGTGGGAGACGCCAAGATCTTCCGCACCTGGGGGTGGACCATCGCCCTCATTGTCTCCGAGGAGATCAAAGAGGCCCTGGAGCGCATCGGAACCACGGGAACGAAGTTCAAGGAGGTGTAG
- a CDS encoding AHH domain-containing protein, producing the protein MVRLDTNQGEPFIHISPEDETKPVQLGEEEFTKAISREIQEKRLSVNPEKAARDLFEIPPHTGWYRYTQREGVIPLNGQTQASQWAEVDARVLREYLRFCEAIGKPGDCRKVLMNSPILTGDSRYALGMSFAFEETVPEMMQAFKGMADPEAIKASLYWTMTIYAAMWLAPEPVFSKGLATAVTASFICYIGVDTFWTLIQGWRRLVEELEHATSFAEIREAGTKYGKVMGKNAARAFALLLTAAIGHTAASFSAKVPTLPGSAQASVAGAARVGIQLTAVAQVEAVAVTADALTIALAPNAVATTAQSMKGAASRPVDAEGPEHHIASDKFSTSTNNGGPWTPRYQELFDKAGMSLDDAANKVRVPGHKGPHPQEYHEEVFRRLRDATLECRSIQQCRKALTSELQRLGQRISTPGTRLNKLVTRSS; encoded by the coding sequence GTGGTGCGCCTCGACACGAATCAGGGCGAACCCTTCATCCACATCTCTCCTGAAGACGAAACCAAGCCCGTGCAACTGGGGGAGGAGGAATTCACGAAGGCCATTTCGAGGGAGATCCAGGAGAAGAGGCTCTCGGTCAACCCCGAGAAGGCCGCGCGGGATCTGTTCGAGATACCCCCACACACTGGCTGGTACCGGTACACCCAGCGCGAAGGAGTCATTCCTCTGAACGGGCAGACCCAAGCGTCTCAGTGGGCAGAGGTGGATGCGCGTGTGCTCCGAGAATACTTGCGGTTCTGCGAGGCCATAGGGAAACCTGGAGATTGCCGGAAGGTGCTGATGAACAGCCCCATCCTCACCGGGGACAGTCGCTACGCCCTTGGCATGTCCTTCGCTTTCGAAGAGACCGTGCCGGAGATGATGCAGGCCTTCAAGGGCATGGCAGACCCGGAGGCGATCAAGGCTTCACTCTACTGGACAATGACGATCTACGCCGCGATGTGGCTGGCGCCCGAGCCAGTGTTCTCCAAGGGGCTGGCGACGGCCGTCACGGCCAGCTTCATCTGCTACATCGGGGTGGACACATTCTGGACGCTCATCCAGGGCTGGAGGCGGCTGGTGGAGGAGCTGGAACACGCCACCTCGTTCGCGGAGATCCGCGAGGCCGGAACAAAGTATGGCAAGGTGATGGGGAAGAACGCGGCGCGAGCATTTGCCCTGCTGCTCACGGCCGCCATCGGCCACACGGCCGCCAGCTTTTCGGCCAAGGTGCCCACACTGCCCGGCTCAGCTCAAGCGTCAGTGGCGGGCGCGGCGCGTGTGGGCATCCAACTAACTGCGGTGGCGCAGGTGGAAGCCGTGGCCGTGACTGCCGATGCGCTCACCATCGCCCTCGCGCCCAACGCGGTCGCCACGACGGCCCAGAGTATGAAAGGTGCGGCTTCCAGGCCGGTGGATGCGGAGGGACCCGAGCACCACATCGCCTCGGACAAGTTCAGCACGTCCACCAACAACGGAGGGCCATGGACGCCCAGGTATCAGGAACTCTTCGATAAGGCGGGCATGTCACTGGACGATGCAGCCAACAAGGTTCGTGTTCCGGGCCACAAGGGGCCTCACCCACAGGAGTACCACGAGGAGGTCTTCCGACGCCTGAGAGACGCGACGCTGGAGTGTCGTAGCATCCAGCAGTGCCGGAAGGCACTGACAAGCGAACTCCAACGGCTGGGACAAAGAATCTCCACCCCGGGTACACGGCTCAACAAGCTGGTGACCCGGAGTTCATGA
- a CDS encoding spinster family MFS transporter, which produces MNNGANRQRVRAGGVLLLLFLANLLNFFDRTLPAIVTEPLREEYGLSDLQLGLVFAAFTLVYAVAGLPLGRLADTGARRKVLGWGLVVWSAFTGLNALAWSYASFFLLRLGVGVGEASYAPAANSLISDLYPANQRARAMGLYMLGLPLGLMLAFFTVGGMVKAFGSWRAPFVIAAVPGLVLALFLFRIREPPRGASEEVRGTQAPVAHPIRTLLGIRTFLWLILSGVMMNFASYAGNSFLVPLLQRYFGLELVSAAVVTGFISGVTGLVGLTLGGLVADKLHARSERGRLFFGAASLLLGAVCTGLALLSGRASVPLFAGLFGLGWLGLYNYYTSVYPAIHDLVEPRLRATAVALYFAGMYLLGGALGPAMVGGLSDTLTLAAMRAVGATEVTEEFKAVGLHDALYLVPFTLLLTALFIFLASRSFVADARRMSKALAVEDAGAGGAGAPPTRTAIAG; this is translated from the coding sequence TTGAACAACGGCGCAAACCGGCAGCGGGTTCGGGCGGGAGGAGTCCTGCTCCTGCTCTTCCTCGCCAACCTCCTCAACTTCTTCGATCGCACCCTCCCGGCCATCGTCACCGAGCCGCTTCGCGAGGAGTACGGCCTGAGCGATCTGCAGCTGGGGCTCGTCTTCGCTGCCTTCACCCTGGTGTACGCCGTCGCGGGCCTCCCGCTCGGCAGGCTGGCGGACACGGGCGCGCGTCGCAAGGTGCTCGGCTGGGGCCTGGTGGTGTGGAGCGCCTTCACCGGGCTCAACGCCCTGGCGTGGAGCTATGCCTCGTTCTTCCTCCTGCGCCTGGGCGTAGGGGTGGGTGAGGCCAGCTACGCGCCGGCCGCCAACTCTCTCATCTCGGATCTCTACCCGGCGAACCAGCGGGCCCGCGCCATGGGCCTCTACATGCTCGGGTTGCCGCTCGGGCTGATGCTCGCGTTCTTCACCGTGGGCGGCATGGTGAAGGCCTTTGGCAGCTGGCGAGCGCCCTTCGTCATCGCCGCCGTGCCGGGCCTGGTGCTCGCCCTCTTTCTCTTCCGCATCCGGGAGCCGCCACGCGGGGCGAGCGAGGAGGTGCGTGGGACGCAGGCGCCCGTGGCTCACCCCATCCGCACGCTGCTCGGTATCCGCACCTTTCTCTGGCTCATCCTCTCGGGGGTGATGATGAACTTCGCCTCCTACGCGGGTAACTCCTTCCTTGTCCCCCTGCTGCAGCGCTACTTCGGGCTGGAGTTGGTGTCCGCGGCCGTGGTGACCGGCTTCATCTCGGGCGTCACGGGCCTGGTGGGCCTGACGCTGGGGGGCCTGGTGGCGGACAAGCTCCACGCGCGGTCGGAGCGGGGGCGCCTCTTCTTCGGAGCCGCCAGCTTGCTGCTCGGAGCGGTCTGCACCGGGCTCGCGCTGCTCTCCGGCCGCGCGTCCGTCCCGCTTTTCGCCGGCCTCTTCGGGCTCGGCTGGCTCGGGCTCTACAACTACTACACGAGCGTCTATCCGGCCATCCACGACCTGGTGGAGCCGCGCCTGAGGGCCACGGCCGTCGCGCTGTACTTCGCGGGCATGTACCTGCTGGGTGGCGCGCTGGGCCCGGCCATGGTGGGCGGCCTCTCCGACACGCTCACCCTGGCGGCGATGCGCGCGGTGGGCGCAACGGAGGTGACCGAGGAGTTCAAGGCGGTGGGGCTCCACGACGCCCTCTACCTCGTCCCCTTCACGCTGCTCCTCACCGCGCTCTTCATCTTCCTCGCCTCGCGCAGCTTCGTGGCCGATGCGCGGCGGATGAGCAAGGCACTGGCCGTCGAGGACGCCGGGGCAGGAGGCGCAGGCGCCCCCCCGACCCGGACTGCCATCGCGGGTTGA
- a CDS encoding IS701 family transposase: MDAQGVERLEAYFQKIGDVLGGDSRRGSFALYALGLLGEGERKSVEPIAARACPDPDKTEAMHQRLLHFAVNSRWSDREVRREATGYALGAMTQREPIEAWIVDDTGFLKQGKHSVGVQRQYTGSAGKITNCQIGVSLSLATRTEHLPIDFELYLPESWVNDSARRQEARIPEEVTFKTKPQLAVQMIRRAIADGVPKGVALADSAYGSSSEFRAQVRSLGLHYAVGVDPQTAVCLLDDEGRPQGEAMSVKDMASHLHERGGFRRCTWRCGTREPLWARFALRRVIAAGVPKSQQEPLWLLIEWREGESEPANYFLVSVPERMSKKQLIRLVMQRWRTERVYEDLKGELGLDHYEGRRFPGWHHHVSVALCCYAFIIAERARHFPPSARGAGEAHAQPLQA; encoded by the coding sequence ATGGACGCCCAGGGAGTTGAACGACTCGAGGCGTATTTCCAAAAGATTGGCGACGTCTTGGGCGGGGACAGTCGCCGAGGTTCCTTTGCCCTTTATGCCCTGGGCCTCCTGGGGGAGGGCGAGCGCAAGAGCGTCGAGCCCATTGCCGCGCGGGCCTGCCCCGACCCCGACAAGACCGAGGCCATGCACCAGCGCCTGCTTCACTTCGCTGTCAACTCCCGCTGGAGCGATCGGGAGGTTCGCCGAGAGGCCACTGGCTATGCCCTTGGCGCCATGACGCAGCGCGAGCCCATCGAGGCATGGATTGTCGACGACACCGGCTTTCTCAAGCAAGGCAAGCATTCGGTGGGCGTGCAGCGGCAATACACCGGCTCGGCGGGCAAAATCACCAACTGCCAGATTGGCGTCAGCCTCAGCCTCGCCACCCGCACCGAGCACCTCCCCATCGACTTCGAGCTGTACCTGCCCGAGTCCTGGGTCAATGACTCCGCTCGTCGTCAGGAGGCCCGAATCCCCGAGGAGGTGACTTTCAAGACAAAACCCCAGTTGGCTGTGCAGATGATTCGTCGAGCGATAGCGGACGGCGTTCCCAAAGGAGTCGCCCTGGCGGACTCCGCGTATGGCTCCTCCAGTGAGTTCCGCGCACAGGTGCGCTCCTTGGGGCTGCATTATGCAGTGGGTGTAGACCCCCAAACGGCCGTTTGCCTCCTCGACGACGAGGGACGCCCCCAGGGCGAGGCGATGAGCGTCAAGGACATGGCTTCGCACCTGCACGAGCGCGGAGGCTTTCGACGCTGCACCTGGCGCTGCGGCACCCGTGAGCCGCTCTGGGCGCGTTTCGCCTTGCGTCGTGTGATTGCCGCGGGAGTTCCCAAAAGCCAACAAGAACCGCTCTGGCTGCTCATTGAATGGCGCGAAGGTGAGTCCGAGCCGGCTAACTATTTCCTTGTTTCAGTGCCAGAGCGCATGAGTAAGAAACAGCTCATCCGTCTTGTCATGCAGCGCTGGCGAACCGAGCGCGTCTACGAGGACTTGAAGGGAGAGCTCGGGCTCGACCACTACGAGGGTCGGCGCTTTCCAGGTTGGCACCACCACGTCTCCGTCGCCCTGTGCTGCTACGCGTTCATCATCGCCGAACGCGCGCGGCATTTTCCCCCCTCGGCCCGAGGGGCGGGTGAAGCCCACGCGCAGCCGCTCCAGGCCTGA
- a CDS encoding tetratricopeptide repeat protein, producing MTDHLEFLAKRVLETGGAEAERAFRDTLRHVSDPAVLRVLAGKFYAEPEVSVPTYERLLELMPKDVLTRVEFGFIYFLMGEDGEARRQLGMAQALDPEHVQVLTLEAALARESAEKVRLYRRILQKEPLNEIARGKLRELGETP from the coding sequence ATGACGGACCATCTCGAATTTCTGGCGAAGCGAGTGCTGGAGACAGGAGGAGCAGAGGCAGAGCGGGCCTTCCGCGATACGCTTCGTCACGTCTCCGACCCCGCTGTACTCCGGGTGCTTGCAGGAAAGTTCTACGCTGAGCCCGAGGTATCGGTGCCCACCTATGAACGACTCCTGGAGCTGATGCCCAAGGACGTGCTCACACGGGTTGAATTCGGATTCATCTATTTCCTCATGGGAGAAGACGGCGAGGCGCGTCGGCAGCTCGGCATGGCCCAGGCGTTGGACCCGGAGCACGTGCAGGTTCTCACCTTGGAGGCGGCACTGGCACGTGAGTCGGCCGAGAAGGTCCGGCTCTACCGCCGCATCCTCCAGAAGGAGCCGCTGAACGAGATTGCACGCGGCAAGCTCCGTGAGCTGGGGGAAACGCCGTAG
- a CDS encoding DUF2283 domain-containing protein has product MGQTDSKKKLGRFELRVSEDDQDVAYLRLPSHPGETCKMSKSIRLAELMGSYAGPDVVLDFDQDGVLVGIEILA; this is encoded by the coding sequence ATGGGGCAGACGGATTCCAAGAAGAAGCTCGGGCGCTTCGAGCTGCGAGTCTCCGAAGACGATCAGGACGTGGCCTATTTGCGCCTCCCGAGTCATCCCGGTGAGACCTGCAAGATGTCGAAGTCGATCAGGCTGGCCGAACTCATGGGTTCCTACGCGGGTCCCGATGTGGTGCTCGACTTCGACCAGGATGGAGTTCTGGTTGGAATCGAGATCCTGGCGTGA
- a CDS encoding cytochrome P450 family protein, with product MPRLFRTFQTNMVASDPPDHRRLRDLVHKAFTPRRVEELKGTMERLVSRLLDEAAEKRSIDLLSEFAAPLALTVISAMMGVPEEDRPRFRRWTSRLLDSKLETPLDFIRRFPSASRMLGFFRELIRLHREHPGEDLLTGLVQAEEQGDRLGEDELISMIFLLLLAGHDTLVNLIGNGMLALLQNPDQLQKLREHPELIGSAVEELLRYTSPIEMPTPRFAREDIELHGQHIPRGAMVVPILASANRDEAVFENADRLDITRHPNRHVAFGLGAHYCMGAPLARLEGKIALLALVSRFPETRLAVPREQLRWRGSLGPRGLTSLPLHLS from the coding sequence ATGCCCCGCCTCTTCCGGACATTCCAGACGAACATGGTGGCGAGCGACCCGCCCGATCACCGCCGCCTGAGAGACCTGGTGCACAAGGCGTTCACTCCTCGCCGGGTCGAGGAGCTGAAGGGGACGATGGAGCGGCTCGTCAGCCGCCTGCTCGATGAAGCCGCGGAGAAGCGGAGCATTGATCTCCTCTCCGAGTTCGCGGCGCCCCTCGCTTTGACGGTCATCTCGGCGATGATGGGTGTACCCGAGGAGGATCGGCCGAGGTTCCGCCGGTGGACCTCCCGGCTGCTGGATTCGAAGCTCGAGACGCCCCTCGACTTCATCCGCCGCTTCCCCAGCGCCTCCCGGATGCTGGGCTTCTTCCGCGAGCTGATCCGGCTGCACCGCGAACATCCCGGGGAGGATCTATTGACGGGGCTCGTGCAGGCGGAGGAACAGGGAGATCGCCTCGGCGAGGATGAACTCATCTCGATGATCTTCCTGTTGCTGCTGGCCGGGCACGACACCCTGGTGAATCTCATCGGGAATGGGATGCTCGCGCTGCTCCAGAACCCGGATCAGCTCCAGAAGCTGCGCGAGCACCCGGAGCTGATCGGCTCGGCGGTCGAGGAACTGCTGCGCTACACCAGCCCCATCGAGATGCCCACGCCGCGCTTCGCCCGGGAGGACATCGAGTTGCACGGGCAGCACATTCCGCGCGGCGCCATGGTGGTGCCCATCCTGGCCTCGGCGAACCGGGATGAGGCGGTGTTCGAGAACGCGGACCGGCTCGACATCACCCGGCACCCCAACCGTCACGTGGCGTTCGGCCTGGGCGCGCACTACTGCATGGGGGCGCCGCTGGCGAGGCTGGAGGGGAAGATCGCGCTCCTGGCCCTGGTGTCGCGCTTCCCGGAGACGAGGCTCGCGGTGCCACGGGAGCAGCTGCGCTGGCGAGGGTCGCTCGGCCCACGGGGGCTGACCTCCCTGCCCCTCCACCTCTCGTGA
- a CDS encoding serine hydrolase domain-containing protein has product MTAVLLAALLVLSGCRTIGFPKPSKPKPLPPEVTLKLQSVLEEAQAYEQAPGMIMAVRIGDSEPWIGAIGCEDEACTRKMSPQATFRLGSITKNFVGMAILQQASEGKLRLDDTLEKWLPGVFPNIDGNAITIRQLMNHTSGIESYTDNPPWIITVYKNPLNVWNSPQELLGLAQQLRDQSIANHTVIPPGSTFWYSNTNGILLGMIAAKVDGYPVTDWQQVLQRRFFRQLGLRHTQIPEVGNASVGSDNRGYANFFNFLGEANCRMIDPSCTDKDVDITLQEMSNAWSAGAIISTVGDLLKWFDAEVKGDLISPEIRRQQQAFIDTIVPNLQVGLSMFKQTKYGFIGHRGEVFGFNATMQYLPGKDMTVVVLANRSALNGRHVGPVPERVFEVLFPEMLSERQRARIRARGMETQDPPHIRNPFEPRPRALLLPKRQQTRSQAPEERIESLGKETQDPPHLRNPFQKQP; this is encoded by the coding sequence TTGACCGCGGTACTGCTCGCCGCGCTCCTGGTGCTCTCGGGATGCCGTACGATCGGGTTTCCGAAGCCCTCCAAGCCCAAGCCCCTGCCACCCGAGGTCACGCTCAAGCTCCAATCCGTTCTCGAGGAAGCACAGGCCTACGAGCAGGCGCCGGGAATGATCATGGCGGTTCGGATCGGCGACTCCGAGCCCTGGATCGGCGCCATCGGCTGCGAGGACGAGGCCTGTACCCGGAAGATGTCGCCCCAAGCGACCTTCCGGCTTGGCAGCATCACCAAGAACTTCGTGGGAATGGCCATCCTCCAGCAGGCCAGCGAGGGCAAGCTTCGCCTCGATGACACCCTGGAGAAATGGCTTCCGGGGGTGTTTCCCAACATCGATGGCAACGCCATCACCATCCGCCAGTTGATGAACCACACCAGCGGCATCGAGAGCTACACGGACAACCCGCCCTGGATCATCACCGTGTACAAGAATCCGCTCAACGTCTGGAATTCACCCCAGGAGCTCCTGGGGCTCGCGCAGCAGTTGCGTGATCAGTCGATCGCCAACCACACGGTGATTCCACCGGGCTCCACGTTCTGGTACTCGAACACGAATGGCATCCTGCTGGGGATGATCGCCGCCAAGGTCGACGGGTACCCGGTCACCGATTGGCAGCAGGTGCTCCAACGCCGGTTCTTCCGCCAGCTCGGCCTGCGGCACACCCAGATTCCCGAGGTGGGAAATGCCTCCGTCGGTTCCGACAACCGCGGCTACGCCAACTTCTTCAACTTCCTGGGAGAAGCCAATTGCCGCATGATCGATCCCTCCTGCACCGACAAGGACGTCGACATCACCCTCCAGGAGATGTCGAACGCGTGGTCGGCCGGCGCGATCATCTCCACCGTGGGGGACTTGTTGAAGTGGTTCGACGCCGAAGTGAAGGGGGATTTGATCAGCCCGGAGATCCGCCGGCAGCAACAGGCCTTCATCGATACGATCGTCCCCAACCTCCAGGTGGGCCTGTCGATGTTCAAGCAGACGAAGTATGGCTTCATCGGCCACCGGGGTGAGGTATTCGGGTTCAACGCCACCATGCAGTACCTGCCCGGAAAGGACATGACGGTGGTGGTGCTGGCCAACCGCTCGGCCCTCAATGGCCGTCACGTGGGCCCCGTGCCCGAGAGGGTGTTCGAGGTGCTCTTCCCCGAAATGCTGTCCGAGCGGCAGCGAGCGCGAATCCGAGCCCGGGGAATGGAGACCCAGGATCCTCCCCACATCCGCAATCCCTTCGAGCCGCGACCGCGCGCCTTGCTGCTTCCCAAGCGGCAGCAGACGAGAAGCCAGGCGCCAGAGGAGCGGATCGAGTCGTTGGGAAAGGAAACCCAGGATCCTCCTCATCTCCGCAATCCCTTCCAGAAACAGCCCTGA
- a CDS encoding AMP-binding protein, which yields MERRRKAGDAAYIIYTSGSTGVPKGVECHHRGLINTVLEQVEGFQVGEESRELQFASLGFDASMSEVWTALVVGATVVVAGREVIEEPEAFTRYVEEKGVTVVTLPPVYLSALGRHPLPTVKTLVTAGEAPNPEDARHYARSKRYLNAYGPTECAVCVTMHEVRAEGEYGRGIPVGRPLRNVGVVVVDGALNALPVGVEGEVCVTGVGVASGVRGEGGADEGEVRGAPGVREGVPDGGHGEVEGGRGAGIRGEEGRAGEGEGAEGGGGGGEEEAAGARGGGRRRRWWIGRGRRARSWRPSWWAKAG from the coding sequence GTGGAGCGAAGGAGGAAGGCCGGGGACGCGGCGTACATCATTTATACGTCGGGCTCGACGGGGGTACCCAAGGGGGTGGAGTGCCACCACCGGGGACTCATCAACACGGTGCTGGAGCAGGTGGAAGGCTTCCAGGTGGGGGAGGAGAGCCGGGAGTTGCAGTTCGCGTCACTGGGTTTTGACGCGTCGATGTCGGAGGTGTGGACGGCGCTGGTGGTGGGGGCGACGGTGGTGGTGGCGGGGAGGGAAGTCATAGAGGAGCCGGAGGCCTTCACTCGGTACGTGGAGGAGAAGGGGGTGACGGTGGTGACGTTGCCGCCGGTGTACCTGAGCGCGCTGGGGAGGCACCCGCTGCCGACGGTGAAGACGCTGGTGACGGCGGGGGAGGCGCCGAATCCCGAGGACGCGAGGCACTACGCGAGGAGCAAGCGCTACCTGAATGCGTACGGGCCGACGGAGTGCGCGGTGTGCGTGACGATGCATGAGGTGAGAGCGGAGGGGGAGTACGGGAGGGGAATACCGGTGGGGCGGCCGTTGAGGAACGTGGGGGTGGTGGTGGTGGACGGGGCGCTCAACGCGTTGCCGGTGGGGGTGGAAGGAGAGGTGTGCGTGACGGGAGTGGGGGTGGCGAGTGGGGTACGTGGGGAAGGAGGAGCTGACGAGGGAGAAGTTCGTGGAGCACCCGGAGTACGGGAGGGTGTACCGGACGGGGGACATGGGGAGGTGGAGGGAGGACGGGGAGCTGGAATACGTGGGGAGGAGGGACGGGCAGGTGAAGGTGAGGGGGCAGAGGGTGGAGGTGGAGGAGGTGAGGAGGAGGCTGCTGGGGCACGAGGGGGTGGAAGGAGGCGGCGGTGGTGGATTGGGAGGGGAAGGCGGGCAAGGAGCTGGCGGCCTTCGTGGTGGGCAAAGGCGGGGTGA